The Microlunatus soli genome contains the following window.
TCCGATCCTGAACCTGCCGAGGTCGAGCGCACCGACCTGCCGTCAGGAACACCGCAGCAAGATCAACAACCGCAAGGAGCTTGATCATCATGACCGAATCGCTGTCCCAGCTGCTGCCCGAACCGGGACCGGAGCTGATCATCGACGACAACCTCGCTGTCGACGAAGAGCCCGAGGAGGAGATCGAGCTCCAGTTCGGCAGCGTGGACGAGTTCGTCCGGGACTACCTGCGACACATGTACAAACGCCGGATCGACGGCCGCAACCGGGTCTGGTCCGCCCGCTGGTGGGAGGTCGGCGAGGCGATCGTCCGGCTGGAGGCGTTGTGGCGCTCCTGGGAGTACCTGCGTCAGGACCCGTCCACCGGGATGAGTGTCTGGTGGCGCGACCATGCCGACTACCACCTGGCGATCCTGCTCTCCCCCGACGGCCCGTTCGCCGAGACCGCCGACGAACCGGAGAACACCAACCGCCGCGGAGATCCGCTGCCCTACCTGCCGCCCCCGGAGGGTCTGTTCGCCGACGTTCGGGACGCGGAGTGACGAAGACCTCGCGCCCGACGGATCGATCTTTCTGCGGGCTTGACTTCGAGCGCTCGAAG
Protein-coding sequences here:
- a CDS encoding DUF4913 domain-containing protein; its protein translation is MTESLSQLLPEPGPELIIDDNLAVDEEPEEEIELQFGSVDEFVRDYLRHMYKRRIDGRNRVWSARWWEVGEAIVRLEALWRSWEYLRQDPSTGMSVWWRDHADYHLAILLSPDGPFAETADEPENTNRRGDPLPYLPPPEGLFADVRDAE